Proteins from one Thioflavicoccus mobilis 8321 genomic window:
- a CDS encoding aminotransferase class V-fold PLP-dependent enzyme — protein sequence MAEAAAMPAPYSPYANAFQFADQLLYMNIGTTGSSPTRVIKDFADDYKDIARNPTAYFFGQQEMRNSIAPGFGCDPYELVLSFNTTDGLWRIVMGIPFEAGDEIITTNMEEDAGISAVDILVDRFGVIKKTVDLPTNDAYSDREVLKRFKAQLTNKTKAVLFSSPIYLTGARLPAKKLCLGAARRGILSIVDGAHLPGMCAVNLHDMGCDFFSGSGHKWQCGPGQTGFLYIRNGYDPDYRIVERPTGDFAPFGAPSPTVEIGIPGYTNTAPLPTYYPTNTLIYGAAGILKNGERDPEHNIAAVLQLIGNGSRPSQQALTECCQLWDTWGREEIEDYVVALAQYLRSRIVEIWGPQSLSVPFDGESYPVPEVSRTGLTSFNPFSISRTRPGRPYHDYNADLTERQAEAQSGASSAAVATLRDDYQIVIRNNSVPHSLRSDPSKNATLGTFSSPLRVSTHLFHSTSDVDRLIEALLEVVPPLAPPL from the coding sequence ATGGCCGAAGCCGCCGCGATGCCGGCTCCGTATAGTCCATATGCAAACGCGTTCCAGTTCGCCGACCAGCTGTTGTACATGAACATCGGCACGACCGGATCGTCCCCGACGCGGGTGATCAAGGACTTCGCTGACGATTACAAGGATATCGCCCGCAACCCGACGGCCTACTTCTTCGGCCAGCAGGAGATGCGCAACAGCATCGCACCCGGTTTCGGCTGCGACCCGTACGAGTTGGTGCTGAGCTTCAATACGACCGACGGCCTTTGGCGAATCGTCATGGGGATCCCGTTCGAGGCCGGCGACGAGATCATCACGACCAACATGGAGGAAGACGCGGGCATCTCGGCCGTCGACATCCTCGTCGACCGGTTCGGTGTCATCAAGAAGACCGTCGATCTGCCGACCAACGATGCCTATAGCGATCGCGAGGTATTAAAACGGTTCAAGGCGCAATTGACCAACAAGACCAAGGCGGTCCTCTTCTCATCGCCGATCTACCTGACCGGTGCCAGGCTGCCGGCCAAGAAGCTATGTCTAGGTGCGGCCCGCCGAGGTATCCTCTCCATCGTCGATGGTGCCCACCTGCCGGGCATGTGCGCCGTGAACCTGCACGATATGGGCTGCGACTTCTTCTCCGGATCGGGTCACAAGTGGCAGTGCGGTCCCGGCCAGACCGGTTTCCTCTATATCCGCAATGGCTATGATCCCGACTACCGAATCGTCGAGCGTCCGACCGGCGACTTCGCGCCATTCGGCGCACCTTCACCAACCGTCGAGATCGGCATCCCCGGCTATACCAACACCGCGCCGCTGCCCACCTACTACCCTACGAACACGCTCATCTATGGCGCGGCGGGCATCCTGAAGAACGGTGAGCGCGACCCCGAACACAATATCGCCGCCGTGCTGCAACTCATCGGCAACGGCAGCCGACCGTCGCAACAGGCCCTCACCGAATGCTGCCAGCTGTGGGACACCTGGGGCCGCGAGGAGATCGAGGATTACGTCGTTGCCCTCGCGCAATATCTGCGTTCGCGGATCGTCGAGATCTGGGGCCCCCAGTCCCTGTCGGTGCCCTTCGACGGGGAATCCTATCCCGTACCGGAAGTTTCCCGTACCGGACTGACATCCTTCAACCCCTTCTCTATCTCGCGCACAAGACCAGGAAGGCCTTATCACGACTACAACGCCGACTTGACAGAGCGGCAGGCCGAGGCTCAAAGCGGCGCTTCCAGCGCCGCCGTAGCGACCCTGAGGGACGACTACCAGATCGTGATCCGCAACAACTCGGTACCCCACTCACTGCGGAGCGATCCATCTAAGAACGCGACTCTCGGTACCTTCTCCTCGCCGCTGCGGGTCTCCACCCATCTGTTCCATTCCACAAGCGACGTAGACCGGTTGATCGAGGCCCTCTTGGAGGTCGTGCCACCCCTCGCACCGCCCCTTTAA